One part of the Malus sylvestris chromosome 2, drMalSylv7.2, whole genome shotgun sequence genome encodes these proteins:
- the LOC126583800 gene encoding uncharacterized protein LOC126583800, with protein MTWLGASSSSSPWILRNSLLTTSTTSSSSSSSSKFSKYQSSPRPLRLSCRSQSDVGSDFNFVLHDALDSSGTLTSLAREAREGFCSQIRHLSDIERETSITINRCVDLGKTALYIAAEDDSLVSHSSVPLPVDAFISRFGDLSMDYCSHYNSSFRSSPEKLLESLENYLYVNKGFRRTIARYHSESRALYIHSVLTHRSGSPAMLSLIYSEILKMLRLWGFLDFDVEIFFPHDLHSLPRGYHKQKSKESDNVHIMTSQALLVEILRNLKDAFWPFQHDQPGNLFLRAARAANFIDRSNINEDSGFQLASAKAAQHRLDRGVWTSVHFGDMRRALSACERLILLEADPKELRDYSILLYHCGFYEESLEYLKLYQDKKGRPLRRRPSDSLTVLEEDATEKLMIRLNLILMEDGWSRPSYIRNFLGNNSEPW; from the exons ATGACTTGGTTGGGtgcttcgtcttcttcttccccatGGATTCTCAGGAACTCGCTTCTCACAACATCCACaacctcttcatcttcttcttcctcttcaaaaTTCTCGAAATACCAATCATCACCTCGCCCTCTTCGCCTCTCGTGCCGCTCCCAATCCGACGTCGGCAGTGACTTCAATTTCGTGCTCCACGATGCTCTCGATTCTTCCGGAACCCTCACCTCCCTCGCCAGA GAGGCCAGGGAGGGGTTCTGCTCACAAATTCGCCATCTGTCTGATATAGAGAGGGAAACCAGCATTACCATCAATAGATGTGTTGATTTGGGGAAAACAGCTCTTTACATTGCAGCAGAAGATGACTCCCTTGTGTCACATTCTTCAGTTCCGCTTCCGGTGGATGCTTTTATTAGTAGGTTTGGTGATCTTTCCATGGACTATTGTTCTCACTACAACTCTTCATTTAGATCCTCGCCAGAGAAATTGTTGGAGAGTTTGGAAAACTATTTGTACGTAAATAAG GGTTTTCGAAGGACAATTGCAAGGTATCACTCTGAATCACGGGCTCTATATATCCACTCG GTTTTGACACATCGTTCAGGATCACCTGCAATGCTTTCACTCATATACtcagaaattttgaaaatgctTCGCCTATGGGGTTTTTTGGATTTCGATGTGGAGATATTCTTTCCTCATGATCTTCATAGTCTTCCCAGAGGTTATCATAAACAGAAAAGCAAGGAATCTGATAATGTGCACATAATGACTTCGCAAGCCCTTTTAGTGGAG ATTTTAAGAAATTTGAAGGACGCATTCTGGCCGTTTCAGCATGATCAACCAGGGAATTTGTTCTTGAGGGCAGCACGTGCTGCTAACTTTATTGATAGATCAAACATAAATGAAGACAG TGGCTTTCAGCTTGCATCTGCGAAGGCTGCTCAACATAGACTAGATCGTGGTGTTTGGACTAGTGTACATTTTGGGGATATGAGGCGTGCCCTATCTG CTTGTGAACGTCTTATTCTCCTAGAAGCAGATCCGAAGGAATTAAGAGATTACAGCATTCTTCTCTACCATTGTGGATTTTATGAGGAATCACTTGAATATCTAAAGTTGTATCAGGACAAAAAG GGTCGTCCACTACGGAGGCGACCGTCTGATTCGTTAACCGTTTTGGAGGAAGATGCCACAGAGAAATTGATGATACGCCTTAACCTAATTCTGATGGAGGATGGTTGGAGCAGGCCGTCATATATTAGAAACTTTCTTGGTAACAACTCTGAACCATGGTAG
- the LOC126582024 gene encoding transcription initiation factor TFIID subunit 13, translating to MSNPSGGTTSKSKAGGSQPSESSNKRKRGVFQKELQHMMYGFGDDPNPLPESVALMEDIVVEYVTDLVHKAQEIGSKRGRLSVDDFLYLIRKDFPKLNRCRELLSMNEELKQARRAFETDEEKLRKAFETDEEKMRKAFEADEDKVGSTE from the exons ATGAGTAACCCTTCTGGAGGGACGACATCAAAATCAAAAGCGGGTGGCTCCCAGCCATCTGAAAGTTCAAATAAGCGAAAACGCGGAGTATTTCAAAAAGAAT TGCAGCACATGATGTATGGTTTTGGAGACGATCCTAAT CCTCTTCCAGAGAGTGTGGCACTCATGGAAGACATCGTTGTGGAATATGTGACTGATCTG GTGCATAAAGCCCAGGAGATTGGATCAAAGAGGGGAAGGTTATCAGTTGATGATTTTCTGTACTTAATTCGCAAG GATTTTCCGAAACTCAATCGCTGTAGAGAATTGCTGTCAATGAATGAGGAGCTGAAACAGGCAAGGAGAGCTTTTGAGACAGATGAGGAGAAGCTGAGGAAGGCTTTCGAGACTGATGAAGAGAAAATGAGGAAGGCCTTTGAGGCAGACGAAGATAAAGTCGGGTCAACGGAGTAA
- the LOC126583942 gene encoding nuclear intron maturase 4, mitochondrial, giving the protein MSYEKRLAVARKAATLTARLCDKVQKVVVESGTRSNTEKVTTAAAAGYDRASERVQESADHCAVASAAADGVNSGIRKMKLAENLACLVEESSHINERRPKGRMQLKRCLELRIKKRVKEQYINGKFRDLMVKVIANPETLQDAYDCIRLNSNVDIALSDAKNSFDSMAEEMRHGSFDVNANTFSISKRGVRNEVLVLPNLNLKVIQEAIRVVLEVVYKPDFSKISHGYRSGRGHSTALKYISKEISNPDWWFTVLLNKKLDACILGELLTAMEGKIVDPSLFDMIKNMFHANVLNLEFGGFPKGHGLPQEGILSPILMNIYLDQFDREFYRLSMKYEALSLDSQNDQNSQSKLRSWFRRHLKGKNDLGCVGEESCSARVHSCRFMDEIFFSFSGSKDVALEFKSEVLNYLQKSLHLEVDDQTELLPCQKPHGIRFLGTLVRRNVIESPATKAVHKLKEKVALFGLQKQEAWNVGTVHIGKKWLGHGLKKVKESEIKHLADSSSVLSQISHFRKSGMETDHWYKHLLKIWMQDVNAKAEESEEAVLSKHVAEPALPEELTNSFYEFQRQVEKYVSSETSSILALLPNAGSSTESVVITEIIAPVNAVKKRLQRYGLITSDGYPRTSSLLVLQDKDQIIDWFSGIVRRWLRWYAECVNFNEVKLLISDLVRKSCIRTLAAKYRVHENEIERRFDTELSRIPSTQEIEQEMVDETSDTQAFENDEALMYGISYSGLCVLSLARMVSESRPCNCFVFGCMASAPSVYTLHVMERQKFPGWKTGFSSCIHPSLNRRRIGLCKQHLKDLYLGHVSLQSVDFGAWK; this is encoded by the coding sequence ATGTCTTATGAAAAAAGGCTTGCTGTTGCCAGAAAAGCTGCCACTCTCACTGCTCGCCTCTGCGATAAGGTACAAAAGGTGGTTGTGGAGTCGGGCACTCGTTCAAACACAGAAAAAGTTACTACCGCTGCAGCAGCTGGTTATGATAGAGCTTCGGAAAGAGTACAAGAATCTGCAGATCATTGTGCTGTTGCCAGTGCTGCCGCTGATGGTGTCAATAGTGGCATTCGTAAAATGAAATTGGCAGAGAATTTAGCCTGTCTGGTAGAGGAGTCCTCTCATATCAATGAGAGAAGACCCAAGGGCCGAATGCAACTCAAGAGGTGTCTTGAATTGCGCATAAAGAAGAGAGTGAAGGAACAATACATCAATGGGAAGTTTCGAGACCTAATGGTAAAAGTAATTGCCAATCCAGAAACTCTTCAAGATGCTTATGATTGTATTAGACTCAACTCAAATGTTGATATAGCATTAAGTGATGCGAAAAACTCTTTTGATTCTATGGCTGAAGAGATGCGTCATGGGAGTTTTGATGTTAATGCCAATACCTTTTCTATCTCAAAAAGGGGTGTAAGGAATGAAGTCTTAGTACTTCCTAATCTAAATCTGAAGGTCATTCAAGAAGCCATCAGAGTTGTTCTTGAAGTTGTTTACAAGCCCGACTTCTCTAAGATTTCACATGGTTATCGAAGTGGGAGGGGGCATTCCACGGCTCTGAAGTACATTAGCAAGGAGATTTCGAATCCTGATTGGTGGTTTACAGTGCTCTTAAATAAAAAGCTAGATGCTTGTATACTTGGCGAACTCTTAACAGCAATGGAGGGCAAGATAGTAGACCCCAGCCTCTTTGATATGATCAAAAACATGTTTCATGCCAATGTGCTCAACTTGGAGTTTGGTGGTTTCCCGAAAGGTCATGGTCTTCCACAGGAGGGAATATTGTCCCCtatattaatgaatatatatcTCGACCAATTTGACCGTGAATTTTACAGATTGTCGATGAAATATGAAGCTCTCAGTCTAGATTCTCAAAATGATCAAAATTCCCAGTCTAAGCTGCGCAGCTGGTTTAGGAGACACCTGAAAGGTAAGAATGATCTTGGCTGTGTGGGTGAAGAGAGTTGTAGCGCAAGGGTCCATTCTTGTCGCTTCATGGATGAGATATTTTTTTCGTTTTCTGGTTCTAAGGATGTCGCTCTTGAGTTCAAATCTGAGGTCCTAAACTACTTGCAGAAGTCTTTGCACTTGGAAGTCGATGATCAAACAGAATTATTGCCATGTCAAAAACCGCATGGGATTCGCTTTTTAGGCACTTTGGTTAGAAGAAATGTGATAGAAAGTCCTGCCACAAAAGCAGTCCACAAGTTGAAGGAAAAAGTTGCTTTGTTTGGTCTACAGAAACAAGAGGCCTGGAATGTTGGGACGGTTCATATAGGGAAGAAATGGTTAGGTCATGGTTTGAAGAAGGTCAAGGAGTCAGAGATCAAGCATTTAGCTGACAGTAGTTCTGTTCTGAGCCAAATTTCCCATTTCCGTAAGTCTGGTATGGAAACTGATCATTGGTACAAGCACTTGTTGAAGATATGGATGCAAGACGTCAATGCCAAAGCAGAAGAGAGTGAGGAAGCTGTCCTGTCTAAGCATGTAGCAGAACCAGCTCTACCCGAAGAGCTAACAAACTCCTTTTACGAATTTCAGAGACAGGTGGAAAAGTATGTTTCTTCTGAGACCTCTTCTATTCTTGCCCTTTTGCCAAATGCCGGTTCTTCCACTGAATCTGTCGTCATCACTGAGATAATTGCTCCTGTTAATGCCGTTAAAAAGCGTCTCCAACGATATGGATTGATCACATCTGATGGTTATCCCCGTACATCCTCTTTGCTTGTTTTACAAGATAAAGACCAAATCATCGACTGGTTTTCAGGCATTGTTCGCCGTTGGCTGAGATGGTATGCTGAGTGTGTAAACTTTAATGAGGTAAAGCTGTTGATTTCGGATCTAGTTAGAAAATCTTGCATCCGAACTCTTGCAGCGAAGTATCGTGTGCATGAAAATGAGATAGAAAGACGTTTTGACACAGAACTAAGCAGGATTCCGTCTACCCAAGAAATAGAACAAGAGATGGTTGATGAGACATCAGATACTCAGGCGTTTGAAAACGATGAGGCATTAATGTATGGAATTTCTTACAGTGGCTTGTGTGTACTCTCCCTTGCAAGAATGGTGAGCGAGTCACGGCCATGCAATTGTTTTGTGTTCGGGTGTATGGCTTCGGCGCCGAGTGTTTATACACTTCATGTGATGGAAAGGCAGAAGTTTCCGGGGTGGAAGACAGGGTTCTCAAGTTGCATTCATCCCAGCTTGAATAGAAGGAGAATTGGTTTGTGCAAGCAACATTTAAAGGATTTGTACCTTGGTCATGTATCGCTTCAGTCCGTTGATTTCGGGGCGTGGAAATGA